From Endozoicomonas sp. 8E, the proteins below share one genomic window:
- a CDS encoding diphthine--ammonia ligase codes for MNISPQASLPSSGSLFATSWSGGKDGCFARWLSSQSGAKPACLLTMLKEGEQRTSAHGLHQEVLQAQADCLGTPIIFGSAGFGGYEQGLKKALATTISEYSVSHLAFGDIDLDAHKDWYDRILKDTPIQTCYPLWHYNRKQLLKDMFSVGQEALIVSVKNESLDQSFLGRILTPSLADEIEARGICPTGEEGDFHTLVINGPDFKEPLSVKKADIWQDDWSHSVLELSPA; via the coding sequence ATGAATATTTCTCCCCAGGCTTCATTGCCCTCTTCAGGATCTCTTTTCGCCACTTCCTGGAGTGGCGGCAAGGACGGTTGCTTTGCTCGATGGCTTTCCAGCCAAAGCGGCGCCAAACCCGCCTGTCTGCTCACTATGCTCAAAGAAGGTGAACAGAGAACCAGTGCCCATGGACTGCATCAGGAGGTTCTTCAGGCTCAGGCTGATTGTCTGGGAACCCCTATCATTTTTGGTTCTGCCGGATTTGGAGGTTATGAACAGGGATTAAAAAAGGCACTGGCAACCACTATCAGTGAGTATTCTGTCAGTCACCTTGCTTTTGGTGATATCGACCTGGATGCCCACAAGGACTGGTACGACCGGATTCTTAAAGATACTCCTATCCAGACCTGCTACCCCCTCTGGCACTACAACCGTAAACAGCTTTTGAAAGATATGTTCTCGGTGGGCCAGGAGGCCCTGATTGTCAGCGTCAAGAATGAATCACTGGATCAAAGTTTTCTCGGACGAATACTGACACCGTCATTGGCCGATGAGATAGAAGCCAGAGGTATCTGCCCCACTGGAGAAGAAGGCGACTTTCACACACTGGTGATCAATGGTCCTGACTTTAAAGAACCCTTGTCCGTCAAAAAAGCGGATATCTGGCAGGATGACTGGAGTCATTCTGTGCTTGAGCTCTCACCTGCCTGA
- a CDS encoding biotin-dependent carboxyltransferase family protein, producing the protein MSLTIKQAGMLTSIQDLGRYGLRHLGLSTCGAMDSLAARVANLILGNPENAPLLEFTLTGPILEFHKSTVICLSGGSVDATVDTHPIASNFVTAVKAGQTLKIGSLRTGCRGYLAIKNGFQARQVLGSCSTYLKAGIGGLGGRALKENDRLGFNAWAAKKNFKPDIAVGQGFTQYLEDQEHVQPVRFIRGPQTAWFSGRSLNVFQNQSYSVRPDSDRMGYRLSGQKIECSYPGNLITEGTAMGSIQIPPNGQPIILMSDCQPTGGYPKIGNIISADLPRVAQLKPSDTLTFREVSVEEAQRELIEQRISLNRLAIAAEYYWKQIQNEY; encoded by the coding sequence GTGAGCCTGACCATCAAACAAGCCGGAATGCTGACCAGCATCCAGGATCTTGGTAGATACGGCCTTCGACATCTGGGCTTATCAACCTGCGGCGCCATGGATTCTCTTGCAGCCAGAGTCGCTAACCTGATACTGGGTAACCCGGAGAATGCCCCACTGCTGGAATTCACTCTGACAGGACCCATTCTGGAATTTCATAAGTCCACCGTGATCTGTCTTAGTGGAGGAAGTGTCGATGCCACCGTGGATACTCATCCCATCGCCAGTAACTTCGTAACCGCCGTTAAAGCAGGGCAAACACTGAAAATTGGCAGTCTCAGGACAGGCTGCCGGGGTTATCTGGCGATTAAAAACGGCTTTCAGGCCCGGCAAGTTCTGGGAAGTTGCAGTACTTATCTGAAAGCGGGTATCGGCGGCCTTGGCGGCCGGGCACTGAAAGAGAACGACCGGCTTGGCTTTAACGCCTGGGCAGCAAAGAAAAATTTCAAACCTGATATTGCTGTGGGCCAAGGGTTTACGCAGTATCTTGAGGATCAGGAACATGTTCAGCCTGTTCGTTTTATCCGGGGCCCACAAACGGCATGGTTTTCCGGACGAAGCCTGAATGTTTTCCAGAACCAGAGCTACTCTGTCCGCCCGGATTCTGACCGGATGGGCTATCGTCTCAGTGGTCAAAAGATCGAATGCAGCTATCCCGGAAATCTGATCACAGAGGGGACAGCCATGGGTTCCATTCAGATTCCTCCGAATGGTCAACCCATTATTCTGATGAGTGATTGTCAGCCCACTGGCGGATATCCCAAAATCGGGAACATCATCTCCGCAGACTTGCCCAGAGTCGCCCAGCTGAAGCCATCGGACACACTGACCTTCCGGGAAGTCAGTGTGGAAGAAGCACAGCGGGAACTGATAGAACAGAGAATCAGCCTGAACCGTCTGGCCATAGCGGCTGAATATTATTGGAAGCAAATCCAAAATGAATACTGA
- a CDS encoding DinB family protein, with protein MRNDFERILRGNQEAVEQMIGFVSGLSADDYRFTDSDLFQSTVGQHLRHVLDLYEAIRSSSEEWVDYDLRRRGLLLEHEKNAGLAELKDLQQWLKALKAGDLDSDVEIKTEVLLSESSSVRLKSTLGRELVFASSHLTHHLAMMATIAKVAGNNIDPSVGMAPATSSFNRGQVVAS; from the coding sequence ATGCGTAATGATTTTGAGCGGATACTCCGGGGTAATCAGGAAGCGGTTGAACAGATGATCGGTTTTGTTTCTGGTTTGAGCGCTGATGACTACCGATTCACGGACTCCGATCTTTTTCAAAGTACCGTCGGGCAGCACTTGCGTCACGTTCTGGATCTGTATGAAGCGATCCGCTCTTCTTCTGAAGAATGGGTGGATTATGATCTCAGACGCCGGGGGCTTTTGCTGGAGCATGAAAAGAACGCGGGTCTGGCAGAGTTAAAAGATTTGCAGCAATGGTTAAAGGCGCTGAAAGCAGGGGATCTGGATTCAGATGTTGAAATCAAAACCGAGGTTCTTTTGTCAGAAAGCAGCAGCGTGCGACTAAAATCCACCCTGGGAAGGGAGCTGGTTTTTGCCAGCAGTCACCTGACTCACCATCTGGCAATGATGGCGACGATCGCAAAAGTAGCAGGCAACAATATAGACCCTTCCGTGGGTATGGCTCCAGCGACGTCAAGCTTTAACCGGGGTCAGGTGGTGGCTTCCTGA
- a CDS encoding 5-oxoprolinase subunit PxpA: protein MNTDKALTLDLNCDMGESFGQYRLGNDSEIMPYISSANIACGFHGGDPNIMANTVKLALEHSVAVGAHPGLPDLQGFGRRNMHISPEDAYNLTLYQTGALNAFVTAQGGQLHHVKPHGALYNMAARDPNLAKAIAEAIYQFNPELILYGLADSCLISQAEAIGLKTASEVFADRSYQSTGQLTPRDQAGAMLEDQQKSLDQIRDMVLHKQVTSVDGQTIAIRAETLCIHGDGPQALDFVRGCERFLQAQGIIIQTIQAQ from the coding sequence ATGAATACTGATAAAGCTCTGACACTGGATCTGAACTGCGACATGGGTGAAAGCTTTGGCCAGTACAGGCTGGGAAACGATAGCGAAATCATGCCGTATATCAGTTCTGCCAACATTGCCTGCGGCTTTCATGGGGGTGATCCGAATATCATGGCCAACACGGTAAAATTGGCCTTGGAACACAGTGTCGCCGTCGGTGCTCATCCCGGCTTACCGGACCTGCAGGGCTTTGGTCGAAGAAACATGCACATCAGCCCCGAAGATGCCTATAACCTGACACTCTACCAGACAGGCGCATTAAACGCCTTTGTCACTGCTCAAGGTGGTCAGCTTCACCATGTAAAACCTCACGGAGCCCTGTACAATATGGCCGCCCGGGACCCGAACCTTGCCAAAGCCATAGCCGAAGCGATTTATCAATTTAATCCGGAACTGATTCTCTATGGGTTAGCCGATAGTTGCCTTATATCTCAGGCTGAAGCCATTGGCCTGAAGACCGCCAGCGAAGTCTTTGCCGACCGCAGCTACCAGAGTACGGGTCAGCTAACCCCCAGAGATCAGGCCGGCGCAATGCTTGAAGACCAGCAAAAGTCCCTCGACCAGATCAGAGACATGGTATTGCACAAACAAGTGACATCAGTGGATGGCCAAACAATTGCTATCCGGGCCGAGACCCTGTGCATACATGGCGATGGTCCCCAGGCTCTGGACTTTGTCCGTGGCTGTGAACGATTTCTCCAGGCACAGGGCATCATCATTCAAACCATTCAGGCGCAGTAA
- a CDS encoding FAD-dependent oxidoreductase has translation MTQTIETDVVVIGGGIAGLWLFNTLNQQGYKALLLEDATLGGGQTIKSQGIVHGGTKYTLTGTLTKAAECIAGMPDRWRMALRGEGEVDLSGAAILSESQYLWSPGDLGSRLTSFFASKALRGRVEQLKKPEDFPDIFRHEAFRGKVYQLNEIVLDIRTVVDALVKGLEDRILKVDWSENTRIVTEGKKIDFIEHTLGGKTLQIRACKFVTTAGEGTEDLMKLWGLSRPEMQRRPLHMVMVRHRHPEPLFAHCLGTKPVPRMTVTSHPDGEGNWVWYLGGEIAEDGMERTPEEQIRVARRELTALLPWVNLEDAQWATMFVNRAEPRQSKLLRPDAAFIHEIENGIVSWPTKLALAPNLSDEVIKVLNRQQLSPSGNEGFALPEDVQHPEICQPFWSGAFVDHD, from the coding sequence ATGACTCAGACCATAGAAACAGATGTTGTTGTAATTGGCGGAGGCATTGCCGGGCTCTGGCTGTTCAACACCCTCAATCAGCAAGGCTATAAGGCCCTTCTTCTGGAAGATGCTACCCTCGGTGGTGGTCAGACGATCAAATCCCAGGGGATCGTTCATGGCGGAACCAAGTACACTTTGACTGGCACTCTGACCAAGGCGGCAGAGTGTATTGCCGGCATGCCAGACCGCTGGCGCATGGCTCTCAGGGGGGAAGGTGAGGTCGATCTGTCGGGAGCCGCTATACTCTCTGAGTCCCAGTACCTTTGGTCTCCCGGTGATCTGGGTTCCAGGCTCACCTCATTTTTCGCCAGCAAGGCTCTGCGAGGCCGGGTGGAGCAGTTGAAGAAACCGGAAGACTTTCCTGATATTTTTCGTCATGAAGCGTTTCGGGGCAAAGTCTATCAGCTCAATGAGATCGTGCTGGATATCCGCACGGTCGTTGATGCACTGGTGAAAGGTCTGGAAGACCGGATTCTCAAGGTGGACTGGTCTGAAAACACCCGTATTGTCACTGAAGGCAAGAAAATAGATTTCATCGAGCATACCCTTGGGGGCAAAACCCTGCAAATCAGGGCTTGCAAGTTTGTTACCACGGCGGGTGAAGGCACCGAGGACCTGATGAAGCTCTGGGGACTCTCCCGGCCAGAGATGCAGAGAAGGCCGCTTCATATGGTTATGGTTCGGCATCGTCATCCTGAGCCGCTCTTTGCGCATTGCCTGGGTACCAAGCCTGTTCCAAGAATGACAGTCACCAGCCATCCGGATGGTGAAGGTAATTGGGTCTGGTATCTGGGTGGCGAAATCGCAGAAGACGGGATGGAACGCACACCGGAAGAACAGATCCGGGTGGCCCGACGTGAGCTGACTGCATTATTGCCATGGGTTAATCTGGAGGATGCCCAATGGGCGACGATGTTTGTAAACCGGGCCGAACCCAGGCAGAGCAAACTGCTGAGACCGGATGCTGCTTTCATTCATGAGATAGAAAACGGTATTGTTTCCTGGCCGACCAAGTTGGCGCTGGCACCCAACCTTTCTGATGAGGTCATTAAAGTGTTGAACAGGCAGCAACTCTCACCTTCTGGCAATGAAGGCTTTGCTTTGCCAGAGGATGTTCAGCATCCTGAAATCTGCCAACCCTTCTGGAGTGGGGCATTCGTCGATCATGACTGA
- a CDS encoding cyanophycin synthetase → MKFIRKAVYSYISQKFMNGCTQYNSLEVRKSCRSKAQARAAFSKNDIPHAQGEIFINPWKAIRFARQHGFPLVVKPNVGGFSRGSYFPIRNYRELWKAALLAKIWWPASVVEQYLEGKNYRVLVANGEVVSVIQRYAPFVTGNGEDSISTLIDQENAIRKEMGLLDCMYPLQKSEQTRTYLARQGFDLNSVPADQEQVKLFHRIALAPGGVIETIPVNKLARENIRLMEKVLATFDANILGIDVIMEKGIEHSHKDQKCILLEVNSRPYVKMHDYPRYGEKEDISGVFEELDKLQVAQTDIF, encoded by the coding sequence GTGAAATTTATCAGGAAAGCGGTTTACAGCTACATCAGCCAGAAATTCATGAATGGCTGCACTCAGTACAATTCTCTGGAAGTTCGCAAGAGCTGTCGTTCAAAAGCTCAGGCAAGAGCGGCATTCAGTAAAAATGATATTCCTCATGCTCAAGGTGAGATTTTCATCAATCCATGGAAGGCTATTCGCTTTGCCAGACAGCATGGCTTTCCTTTGGTCGTTAAGCCCAATGTCGGCGGTTTCTCAAGAGGCAGCTATTTTCCCATTCGCAACTATCGTGAGTTATGGAAAGCGGCTTTGCTGGCCAAAATCTGGTGGCCTGCCAGTGTGGTAGAGCAGTATCTGGAAGGAAAAAACTATCGGGTTCTGGTGGCGAACGGTGAAGTGGTGTCTGTGATTCAGCGTTATGCTCCTTTTGTTACTGGAAATGGTGAGGACTCGATCAGCACCCTGATTGATCAGGAGAATGCTATTCGGAAGGAGATGGGGCTTCTGGATTGCATGTACCCGCTACAGAAAAGTGAACAAACCAGAACCTATTTAGCGAGACAGGGCTTTGATCTGAATTCCGTTCCGGCTGATCAGGAGCAGGTAAAGCTTTTCCATCGAATTGCCCTGGCACCCGGCGGTGTCATTGAAACCATTCCGGTCAATAAACTGGCCAGAGAGAATATACGACTGATGGAAAAAGTGCTGGCTACTTTCGATGCCAATATTCTTGGTATCGATGTCATCATGGAAAAAGGCATAGAGCATAGTCATAAAGATCAGAAATGTATTCTTTTGGAGGTGAACTCTCGTCCTTACGTGAAAATGCACGACTACCCCAGATATGGGGAAAAAGAAGATATCTCCGGGGTGTTTGAGGAACTGGATAAACTCCAGGTCGCTCAGACTGATATTTTCTGA
- a CDS encoding aldo/keto reductase, translating into MTDYRLETRTIAGTDIRVSPIGFGTVKLGRDQGVKYPSGFRIPDDSEARELLELAQTLGINLLDTAPAYGTSEERLGSLLKGQRDNWVICSKVGEEFENGESRFDFTPEHIRFSIERSLKRLNTDRIEMVLVHSNGDDVNVIQHYGCLEVLEALKREGKILASGMSTKTVEGGIMALEKSDIAMVTYNLKEQAEKPVLDYALRNDKGILIKKALASGHVCLEGEDPVEKSMELVFSHPATSAAVIGTINPLHLKSNAESCARVIRRLGS; encoded by the coding sequence ATGACTGATTACAGGCTTGAGACAAGAACCATTGCAGGCACCGATATCCGGGTTTCTCCCATCGGTTTCGGAACCGTAAAGCTGGGCAGGGATCAGGGAGTGAAATACCCATCCGGGTTCAGGATTCCGGATGATAGCGAGGCCAGAGAGCTTCTGGAACTGGCACAAACCCTGGGTATTAATTTGCTGGATACAGCGCCAGCCTACGGCACCAGTGAAGAACGATTGGGGTCTTTACTAAAAGGTCAGCGAGACAACTGGGTTATCTGCAGTAAAGTCGGTGAAGAGTTTGAGAACGGTGAGTCTCGTTTTGATTTCACACCGGAACATATTCGTTTCAGTATTGAGAGAAGTCTGAAACGGCTGAATACTGATCGGATTGAAATGGTGCTGGTCCATTCCAATGGCGATGACGTCAATGTCATTCAGCACTATGGCTGTCTGGAAGTACTGGAAGCATTAAAAAGAGAAGGCAAAATTCTGGCGTCAGGCATGTCTACCAAAACCGTTGAAGGCGGCATTATGGCCCTGGAAAAGTCGGATATCGCCATGGTGACTTATAACCTGAAGGAACAGGCTGAGAAACCGGTACTTGATTACGCTCTCCGGAACGATAAGGGCATTCTGATCAAGAAAGCTCTGGCCAGTGGGCATGTTTGTCTGGAAGGTGAAGATCCGGTGGAGAAAAGCATGGAACTGGTTTTCTCTCATCCTGCGACTTCGGCGGCAGTGATTGGCACCATTAATCCTTTACACCTGAAGAGCAATGCAGAGTCGTGCGCCAGAGTCATCAGACGTCTTGGGAGCTGA
- the hldE gene encoding bifunctional D-glycero-beta-D-manno-heptose-7-phosphate kinase/D-glycero-beta-D-manno-heptose 1-phosphate adenylyltransferase HldE encodes MKLTLPRFNEARVLVIGDVMLDRYWHGGTSRISPEAPVPVVRVTNVEDRPGGAGNVALNIASLGAPTWLIAATGDDEAADSLQTRLEAAGVYCDFARLKDMPTITKLRVISQHQQLIRLDQEEPFSVLSSDILEEKAANLLKNMGAVILSDYNKGTLQNQQQLIKLARTKGIPVLVDPKGTNFERYRGASIITPNLHEFEAVVGPCTDEQELITKGHQLLDELELDAMLITRSEHGMTLIRRGEKELHLPARAREVFDVTGAGDTVISTLATALAAGAELPKAAALANIAAGIVVAKLGTATVSMPELRREVNRELGAERGVVTPDQLKIALEDSRAHGEKIVFTNGCFDIVHAGHVGYLEQARKQGDRLVLAINSDASVKRLKGEGRPINSEDRRMAVLAGLEAVDWVVCFEEDTPENLLRMVKPDVLVKGGDYTIDEVVGAPIVYEYGGEVKVLAFLDNCSTTAIVEKIRKDKSKESA; translated from the coding sequence ATGAAACTGACTCTGCCACGATTTAATGAAGCCAGGGTTCTGGTGATCGGCGATGTCATGCTGGATCGCTACTGGCACGGCGGCACCTCCAGAATCTCCCCTGAGGCACCAGTACCTGTTGTTCGCGTCACCAATGTAGAAGATCGCCCCGGCGGCGCTGGCAACGTAGCCCTGAACATTGCCTCTCTGGGCGCCCCGACCTGGCTGATAGCCGCTACCGGAGATGATGAAGCAGCCGACTCCCTGCAGACCCGTCTGGAAGCGGCCGGAGTCTATTGCGATTTTGCCCGACTGAAAGATATGCCTACCATCACCAAACTCAGGGTCATCAGCCAGCATCAGCAACTCATTCGCCTGGATCAGGAAGAACCTTTCTCCGTTCTCAGCAGCGATATTCTGGAAGAAAAAGCAGCCAATTTGCTGAAAAACATGGGGGCTGTCATTCTTTCTGACTACAACAAGGGTACCCTGCAGAACCAACAGCAGCTGATCAAACTGGCACGTACAAAAGGCATTCCGGTCCTTGTTGACCCGAAAGGTACAAACTTTGAGCGTTACCGTGGTGCCAGTATCATTACCCCGAACCTGCATGAATTTGAAGCCGTTGTTGGCCCCTGCACAGATGAGCAGGAACTGATCACCAAAGGTCACCAGTTACTGGACGAGCTGGAGCTTGACGCCATGCTGATCACCCGCAGTGAGCACGGCATGACCCTGATTCGCAGAGGCGAAAAGGAACTGCACCTGCCAGCCAGAGCCCGTGAAGTTTTTGATGTGACCGGCGCCGGAGATACCGTTATTTCCACTCTGGCCACTGCACTTGCAGCGGGGGCTGAGCTGCCCAAAGCAGCCGCTCTGGCCAATATTGCAGCCGGTATTGTGGTTGCCAAGCTGGGGACTGCAACGGTCAGCATGCCGGAACTGCGCCGTGAGGTGAACAGAGAACTGGGCGCAGAGCGTGGCGTTGTGACCCCCGATCAGCTCAAAATTGCCTTGGAAGATTCCCGGGCCCATGGCGAAAAGATCGTCTTCACCAACGGCTGTTTCGACATTGTTCATGCCGGCCACGTGGGTTATCTGGAGCAGGCCCGAAAGCAGGGTGACAGGCTGGTACTGGCGATCAACAGCGATGCTTCTGTAAAAAGATTGAAAGGTGAAGGCCGCCCCATTAACTCGGAAGATCGCAGAATGGCGGTACTGGCAGGCCTTGAAGCGGTGGACTGGGTCGTATGCTTCGAAGAAGATACACCTGAAAACCTGCTCAGAATGGTTAAACCTGACGTTCTGGTAAAAGGCGGTGACTACACCATTGATGAAGTGGTCGGTGCTCCTATCGTCTACGAATACGGTGGCGAAGTGAAGGTTCTGGCGTTCCTGGATAACTGTTCGACAACGGCCATTGTTGAAAAAATCAGGAAGGACAAATCTAAAGAATCCGCCTGA
- a CDS encoding DUF2057 domain-containing protein, producing the protein MRSLLNDFFSLSERSRLHHRTWLNRLLASTLGFFMVASVSAAESRAEQATLQLPVKSELLVLDGTNAKDLDFKVEANGPISLTNVRHQIVFQLSDTVTNGGDRSRFTSKPFVLTFHPATGKHYSIDVPNLRDIRQAEAFNNNPTSKISLKDDKGEAVPYEFAILPSKGIQFGRNYAADVQKFNRTNSPAAASEFSGMGVFAETNTGFANATQNEETYGSAANKNDEANISASMLRYWFEKADPKTRKAFVNWAREQVSQ; encoded by the coding sequence ATGCGCTCTCTTTTAAACGACTTTTTCAGCCTCTCTGAGCGCTCAAGACTGCATCATCGCACATGGCTAAACAGACTCCTGGCGTCAACTCTTGGCTTTTTCATGGTCGCTTCAGTCTCGGCGGCTGAATCCAGAGCAGAACAGGCCACCCTTCAGTTACCGGTCAAATCTGAGTTACTGGTTCTTGACGGCACCAATGCCAAAGACCTCGACTTTAAAGTAGAAGCTAACGGGCCCATTTCTCTTACCAATGTGCGCCATCAGATTGTTTTCCAGTTATCTGATACCGTCACTAATGGCGGGGACCGAAGTCGCTTTACTTCCAAACCTTTTGTCCTGACCTTCCATCCGGCAACTGGCAAGCACTACAGCATTGATGTTCCCAACCTGAGAGACATACGTCAGGCCGAAGCTTTCAACAACAACCCCACCAGCAAGATTTCATTGAAGGATGACAAGGGCGAAGCCGTTCCCTATGAATTTGCCATTTTACCCAGCAAGGGTATCCAGTTCGGGCGCAACTATGCAGCAGACGTCCAAAAGTTTAATCGTACCAACAGTCCGGCAGCGGCCAGTGAATTTTCAGGCATGGGTGTCTTCGCAGAGACAAACACAGGCTTTGCCAATGCTACTCAGAATGAGGAAACCTATGGCTCTGCTGCCAATAAGAATGATGAGGCCAATATAAGTGCCAGCATGTTGCGCTACTGGTTTGAAAAAGCCGATCCAAAAACCCGGAAGGCCTTCGTCAACTGGGCCCGGGAACAGGTCAGCCAGTGA
- the rsuA gene encoding 16S rRNA pseudouridine(516) synthase RsuA, giving the protein MRLDKFLCESTELTRSESKRLLKTGSVTVEGSVVKNPACKVSDDAEVLLDGTPLTLVGFRYIMLNKPADTLCTTPSGTGAEMYPSVINLLDVIKSDRLRIAGRLDVDTTGLVLITDDGQWSHKITSPVKKCGKRYRVELASPLDQSAIEQFAQGLQLHGEKKPTRPAQLEFMSDQEVLLTIHEGKYHQVKRMFAALGNRVTALHREQIGSITLDPDLKKGRWRYLTEDEIHSVQEATT; this is encoded by the coding sequence GTGAGACTCGACAAATTTCTTTGTGAAAGCACCGAACTGACCCGCTCAGAAAGCAAAAGGCTTTTGAAAACCGGGTCAGTGACTGTAGAGGGCTCTGTCGTCAAAAACCCTGCCTGTAAGGTTTCTGACGATGCTGAAGTACTTCTGGATGGAACACCGCTGACTCTGGTGGGATTTCGTTACATTATGCTCAACAAACCTGCGGATACTCTCTGTACGACGCCCTCAGGAACAGGAGCCGAGATGTATCCATCCGTTATTAATCTGCTGGATGTCATTAAATCCGATCGCCTCAGGATTGCCGGCCGGCTGGATGTGGATACCACTGGGCTGGTGCTGATTACAGACGATGGTCAGTGGTCCCACAAAATCACGTCACCGGTTAAAAAGTGCGGAAAACGTTACCGGGTAGAACTGGCTTCGCCTCTGGATCAGTCAGCCATCGAACAGTTTGCACAAGGTCTCCAGCTGCATGGGGAGAAAAAGCCAACCCGCCCTGCGCAACTTGAATTTATGTCTGATCAGGAAGTACTGCTGACGATTCATGAAGGCAAGTACCACCAGGTCAAGCGCATGTTTGCGGCTCTGGGTAATCGTGTAACGGCCCTTCATCGGGAACAGATTGGCTCTATCACGCTCGACCCTGATCTGAAAAAGGGTAGGTGGCGCTATCTGACTGAAGACGAAATCCACTCCGTTCAGGAAGCCACCACCTGA
- the pxpB gene encoding 5-oxoprolinase subunit PxpB, which yields MNHPCECFPLGDSALMLCFGDRISPKINLIVHTAAKQVLEAAYPEIIEMVPAYTTLTVYYDPCQIQSAIPYEALKEKILNILQTLEVGQTNVGNLVEIPVCYESSFAPDLDRVAKHCRLKTEKVIDLHTSATYDVYFLGFAPGFPFLGGMDKRLATPRLDNPRLTIPAGSVGIAGEQTGIYPLSTPGGWQLIGHTPVSLVDFSNDPPTLLKPGDRVKFTAISSREHQEMEAQR from the coding sequence ATGAACCATCCCTGTGAGTGCTTCCCTCTGGGTGACTCAGCTCTAATGCTGTGTTTTGGTGACCGGATCAGTCCCAAAATAAACCTGATCGTTCACACAGCGGCAAAACAAGTTCTCGAAGCAGCATACCCTGAAATAATTGAGATGGTTCCGGCTTACACAACGTTGACTGTCTATTACGATCCCTGCCAGATTCAATCAGCAATACCTTATGAGGCTTTGAAAGAAAAAATACTCAATATCCTGCAAACACTCGAGGTGGGTCAGACAAACGTTGGCAATCTTGTTGAAATACCGGTCTGCTACGAAAGCAGCTTTGCTCCGGACCTGGATCGTGTAGCCAAACACTGTCGCTTAAAAACTGAAAAAGTGATTGATCTTCACACTTCAGCCACCTACGACGTTTACTTTCTTGGCTTTGCTCCGGGTTTTCCCTTTCTGGGTGGAATGGATAAAAGACTGGCGACGCCCAGACTTGATAATCCACGTCTAACGATTCCGGCTGGCTCCGTTGGCATCGCCGGTGAGCAAACAGGTATCTACCCTCTTTCTACCCCGGGAGGCTGGCAGCTGATAGGTCACACCCCTGTTTCTCTGGTGGACTTCAGTAACGACCCCCCCACCCTGCTCAAGCCGGGTGACAGAGTAAAGTTCACCGCTATTTCCTCCAGAGAGCATCAGGAAATGGAGGCACAAAGGTGA
- a CDS encoding YHS domain-containing (seleno)protein, which produces MTRANHSFLTGGIWARLIMALTLIFSMQAMAEDEIYTGLFSDKAVSGYDPVAYFTEGKPVKGSDKFSTRYKGAAWYFSSEENKNLFLESPEKYAPQYGGYCAWAVAHGKTASADPRQWNIEDGKLYLNYNGSVQKKWLKDKKKLINEADDNWPKVIN; this is translated from the coding sequence ATGACCAGAGCAAATCACTCATTTTTAACTGGAGGCATATGGGCCAGATTGATCATGGCTCTGACACTGATTTTTTCGATGCAGGCTATGGCCGAAGACGAGATTTATACCGGGCTTTTCAGCGATAAGGCTGTCAGTGGCTATGACCCGGTGGCTTACTTCACTGAAGGTAAGCCGGTAAAAGGTTCCGATAAATTTTCTACCCGCTATAAGGGTGCTGCCTGGTACTTCAGCAGTGAAGAAAATAAAAATCTGTTTCTGGAGTCCCCGGAAAAGTACGCTCCTCAGTACGGCGGCTACTGTGCATGGGCTGTAGCTCATGGTAAGACTGCCAGTGCTGATCCTCGGCAATGGAACATCGAAGATGGTAAGCTTTACCTGAATTACAACGGGTCGGTTCAGAAGAAATGGCTCAAGGATAAGAAAAAACTGATCAATGAAGCTGATGACAACTGGCCGAAAGTGATCAATTAA